TAGCGTCCGGCAAAAATCACCTGAAACCGGCGGGCCAAGTCGCGGACGTTGGACGATGGTCCGGCGTTCGCCGGCTGCACCTGCCTCGCTCAAGGGCACTACCAGAAAGTAACGAGAATGAATGCGTCCTCGATCTCGCCGCACATGACCCTGGCTTTCGCGCAGACCTACGAAAAGACGGCGACGCGCATCACGGGACCGATAGCGCATTCGGTCCTTCAAAGACTGGGGGCGATAGGCCGCGAAACGCGCCTGCTGGACATCGGTGCCGGTAGCGGCGCGCTGGCGATCCCCGCAGCGCATAGCGGCGCACGAGTGACGGCGGTCGACATTGCTCCCGGTATGGTCGAACTGCTCAACGATCGCCTGAAGCCTTTTCCGGACGCCGACGCGTTCGTCATGGATGGGCAGGCGCTCGACTTCGATGACGGCGCATTCGACATCGCCGTCTCGATCCTCGGCGTCAGCCTGTTCCAGGATTGGCGGCGCGGACTCGCCGAGCAGATCCGTGTAGTCCGCCCGGGAGGCATCGTGGCACTGGCGACCTGGCGTACGCTCCCGGGCGGTGGGCCTTTTCTTCTCATGGCGCGCGCAATGCGCGCCGTCTTCCCTGATCGGCCGGCGCCGCCTGCACCGGAAGGATTTGTCGCACTGTCCGATCCCCTGCGCATGGAACGTGCTCTGCTGGATAGCGGGCTGCACGAGGTGCGGGTCGAGGAGATTGAGGCGGAGTGGAAGGGCGTCGCCGGACCGGCCTATCTCGACGCGCTTCGCGACCTTCATGGATATATGCCATCCTATAGGGCGCTGCAGCCCGAAGAACGGATGCAGGTGGAAGAAGCGATCCAGTCGTTGGTCGACGAGCATGCGGTAAACGGGCAGATCACACTGACAACTCGGGCCGTTGTGGCGATTGGGAGCAAAGCGTAGTTGCAAACATCGCTTAGTTTTTGAGCTCGCACCAGACTAACTAATGCTCAATCCCGCGCAGCATTATGCTGCCTGTGGCCGTAACGCATCAAAGTCGGCGGCAAAAGACCTCACGTAATTTGAGGTTTTTTGTCGACTGCTAGGTGCGTACTGACCGCCTTTCGGATATTTCGATATCGCCTATGAGTGCGCTGATCGCCGGCACGTACCGAACGCCGCCATTCAGCCTATTCTATTATAAGGGCAGCAATGTCTCAAGCCTCGTCATTCCAAGATTCTTCGTCGTAAATTAGAAAAACGGCAGGCCTCGGGTCTGACACCTGCGACGCTGAACGCCGAGGATTGGGCGAGAACGGGCTCGCGACTTTACAGACCTTCTGGCACTGAATGCGGCGTAAAATGCGCCGGCAATCCAGAACTT
The window above is part of the Sphingomonas sp. genome. Proteins encoded here:
- a CDS encoding class I SAM-dependent methyltransferase; this encodes MTLAFAQTYEKTATRITGPIAHSVLQRLGAIGRETRLLDIGAGSGALAIPAAHSGARVTAVDIAPGMVELLNDRLKPFPDADAFVMDGQALDFDDGAFDIAVSILGVSLFQDWRRGLAEQIRVVRPGGIVALATWRTLPGGGPFLLMARAMRAVFPDRPAPPAPEGFVALSDPLRMERALLDSGLHEVRVEEIEAEWKGVAGPAYLDALRDLHGYMPSYRALQPEERMQVEEAIQSLVDEHAVNGQITLTTRAVVAIGSKA